The nucleotide window gatggtggactcatgaacattaacattagccaatgtgagagaggccttcagttgcttagaagttaccctggggtcctttgtgacctcactgactattacacgccttgctcttggagtgatctttgttggtcgaccactcctggggagggtaacaatggtcttgaatttcctccatttgtacacaatctgtctgactgtggattggtggagtccaaactctttagagatggttttgtaaccttttccagcctgatgagcatcaacaatgctttttctgaggtcctcagaaatctcctttgttcgtgccatgatacacttccacaaccatgtgttgtgaagatctgactttgatagatccctgttctttaaataaaacagggtgcccactcacacctgattgtcatcccgttgattgaaaacacctgactctaatttcaccttcaaattaactgctaatcctagaggttcacatacttttgccactcacagatatgtaatattggatcattttcctcaataaataagtggccaagtataatatttttgtctcatttgtttaactgggttctctttatctacttttaggacttgtgtgaaaatctgttgatgttttaggtcatatttatgcagaaaaatagaaaattctaaagggttcacaaactttcaagcaccactgtacacatgaattcgatattctgatgcttttttgatgtgtttttccatttatatcgttgactacttaatatcagaaacaaattaagattacatatatattgtttggtgtttaccgtgacggggctgactgttaggggcccccaaattttgggggccctaggcaaccgccttggtttgcctaatggtaagtccgcccctgCTGCAGGGTCACCTTGCTTTATGCCTCTTGATATGTTAAATCTGTGCGTGGTACCACCTGGGAGTTTCACTGAGCTATTACAATCACTATATAAGGTTTTAACAGCCTTCTTAAAGAAAGGACCAAACCCAAAAAAATCTAAGACATCAAATAATGTATTGTGTCttacagtatcaaaagctttatATATATCAATGAATAAAATGAAACTGTTATCAGTCAAATACTCTCGATAATCAATTAAATCCAGGATTAATCTAATATTATTGCTAATATGTCTACCTTTCATAAACCCAGACTGGCATTCATCTATAATTGATGGAAGGCAAAGCTTAAGACGTTGTGcaaaaatatgtgcaaacaatttTGCATCATTGTTAATTAAAGTGATTGGCCTCCAGTTTTCAATCAATAAGCAAGCTTTATTGGGTTTAGGTATCAAGGTAATTAAACCTTGGCACATAGATGTAGGGAGTTTCCCAATCTCTATAGCTTCTTTAAATACTAGCAACAAGAATTCGGCAATGTATTCTTGAAATACTTTAAAAAATTCACCTGTAAGACCATCATTACCAGGGGATTTATTGTTTTTAAGTCGATTAATACTTTTCTTAACTTCATCCAAAGATATATTCTGATCACATAGGTTTTTTTGAACCTGGTCTATTTGCCTCGCGTTGTTCCCTAAGGACGACAAGAAGGGGAATGCATTACAAGTCATGTCTGGCTCTGTATATCATTTACTGTAAAATTCTTCAACAAAGTGAGATATTTCTTGGGGATTTTCAGAAATGGAGTTATTGATCTTTAATTGGTGTATGTTGTTAATGCTAGCATTTCTCTTTTCTAAGTTATGAAAGTATTTTGTGTTCTTTTCACCTTGTTCCAGCCATTTGCGTCTGGAGCGGACAAAGGCACCTCGCGCCAAGTTCTCATATATATTGTCTAACTGcagctgtagatcagacagtttaTCAACATCTATTTGACATTTAACGTCCTTTTCATATATGGCTATTATCTCCTTGAGAATTTTTTCCTGTTGACTTCTTTTTACCCTGGCCATTTCCTTCCCTCTCATAATTGCAATGTTTCGAACCTGGAATTTAGTATATTCCCAATATTTTCCAAAAATTTGTTCTTCCTTAGCCTTATTCCAATTTTCAATAAGAATATTTTTTACGGTTTCCTTAAACACAGGATCTTTTAAAAGAATATTGTTAAATTTCCACATATTAAACTTGTGTGTATTTTCTGAAGTAACCATTTGTAAAGATAGAGAGATAACCTTGTGATCTGACagaattgatggattaatttctgttcCCGTCACCTTATCTATTAGCTCATTTGACACAAGCCAGAAATCAATCCTTGATTTTCTAGACATATCTTTGTTATTCCATGTGAATTGTGTTTGCAAAGGGTTTTTTGTTCTCCAAATATCGCAGCAATTTAAGTGCAAACATAAGTTTCTAAATTCACAATAAGATCCTCCTATGGGTCTTGGTGGGAAACAGTCTTTAAGGGGGTTACTAATAGAGTTCCAATCTCCTCCAAATATAAGTTTAGCATTAAGAAAGGCATTAGTTAGAGCCATAATTTGCTCTTCAAATTCTTCAAACAAATTCCTGTTTCTTACAGTACCATTGTAGCCATAAATGTTAcccaaaataaaaaagtcattcataAATTCTACAACAAGTATTAGCCATCTTCCAAAGTTGTCAGATATACTCTTACAGACTTTTCCTTTAAAAGAGCCTTTTAAAATTGCCACTCCAGCAGAATTGCCATCACCGTACGACATCCAGAGGTCATCCCCCCATTTGTTTTTCCAAAATTTGAAGTCTGAAAGTAAAGCATGTGTTTCTTGAAGGAAATAAAAATCAGCCTTTAGATTTTTGCAAAATAAGAAGATAGCCTTCCTCTTAATCAGATCACGAATACCCCTAACATTGAATGAATATAATGAAAGTGCCGTAATGAGCACAAAGATAGAACCAgtcaaaaaaatagaaaaaaaaactgacttaCTAGAACCAGTATAGATGAATTTCACCTTTGAAAAAACTGTTATGAACCATGAATTAAGTGGTAATTGAACTTGTCTGACTTAAAAAGTGTCAGTTTTACTGATATAAAACAAGTCATGAGCTATCAGTAACCAAAGTGTCATAATGGAAAAAATAATTAAGGCTACTATCCTAGAGTTAAGAGGTaatattattttcttttgtcaaccTCAATAGTTTTTGGAATGTAATTTAAAGCAAGCACTGACTTCAAGTGCAGTAATCAGTTGTAAGAAAAGTAGCCTGTAAGATATAGAACAAAACTAAAGCAAATAGCAGACCTATTGAAGGCCTACTCGAAGCGAGAATCAAGCATATTTCATTCTCAAGCCCTGATTTCTTTGCCATCAATCATAGCATTTGCACCAACGTAGAAAgctttttttccttctttgcGAGCCCTTTCGACCTGTGGCCACAGCCAGTTGCGTGCCTCCTTATCCTTGGCAGTGAGGTCTTCTCCAAACTTGAGCGTATTATTTTTGAGGAAGTCGGAGCCCTTCGTGCATTTCCACACCAGGTCCCACGTAGATCTCAGCGTGAAACGAGTGATGACTGCACGTGTTTTTCCATCTTTCTTTTTGCCGATCCTGTGGGAAACGTCTACTCGAAACTGTAGATCCTCGCCGTTGCTGTCGCTCGGAACAATGGCTTTACAAATGTTCATAACACGATCCTTTACTACTTCTCCCTCAATTTCCTCAAGTCCATATAGTCTTAAGTTCCATCTACGATGGTAACGCTCCAATTCATTCACTTTTTCGTCTAGCTTTGTAAGTTTGCCCTCATGCTTCTCATTAGTTTgcttcactagggtcacatcggcTTTAACCGTCTGAATCTCTCTTGCCAGAAATTCTGTAGAATCTTTCAGAGAATCAATCGAGTCAGCATTTTTCTTGATCAAATAGGCCAGAGAATCCGCATTTTCTTTCAATTTTTCCACTACCAACCTCACGATGTTGTCTTGCAGTTCGGATAGTGTAGGCTCCATCTTCCCCTTTTCATAGCAGGAGTGGAAGGAGCAGAATCGGGAAGAAGCACGAGTTCAGCTTGAGCATATGTATGTCCATTTATAACAGAAATATCCATTCCCTCTGTGTCTTGCATTAAGGAAGTGaaggagagatttttttttgccttgccttgctctcTTGACCTCTTGTCTGTCATGGTAGATTAGCAATATAGCCTATATTATATAGGCTAAATGAATGAAAAAAATTGACGTCGTAGGCTACTGAAAGTTCAAACAAAATTTGTTCATAAAATCCAAAATATAGTAACAAGTAACAGTACTGTCAATTCGGTAAGTTCAGAAAAAGTAAAGTCAAAGTTAAGGTGAAGTATTCATCATCAACTGATTAAGCATGCGTTATTCCGACTGCCTCAGTCGCCATCTTTTTTCTTGTTTGCCAACTGCCTTGAGGAAGATATGGAAAAATAAACATCACTACATTAGAAATGGAGATTTGATAAAGGACTATGAGGAGGGTGGCATAAAAGCAATTGACTTTGAAATTATGAATGGAATGTTAAAGATCAAATGGATCCGTTCCTTCTTAAGAAATGATCATGAGATATGGTTCTCGTTGCCTTCTCTTGTTTTCAACAAAGTTGGTGGTATTGAGTTTCTATTAGTATGTGATTTTGAAATATCCAAACTGCCCATAAAACTTTCTCAATTTCACCAACAGGCTCTGTTATATTGGAAAATGATGTTCAAACATAATTTCAGCCCCCATAATGTGCCATTGTGGAATAATAGGGTGATATTGAGTCAGAGGAGGTCTATGTTTATGGAAGACTGGATGGCAAAACAAATTTGGTCTGTTATGCATATTTTGGATGGAAATGGAAACATACTTGAGCTAAATGATTTTAATGCTAAATATAGTATGAGTTGCTCCAGTGAGACCTATAGGAAAGTCACACAGAATATCCCAAGAGCTTTTATCCATTTGATTAAGAATAATATTTGGAACATACCAACTCCAAATTTACACAAAGTAAAGATAGATGATCTGGATTTAGTAAAtgaaaaatgtaacaataaattTTTAAGGCAGTACTTAGTAAACACTTTATATCCAAGTATAACAAAAAGCTCACTCATTCTGAAAGATTATAACAATTCTGATATATTATCTATTTGAACAAGATACTTAAAATTCCCAATTTCCGCAAAATGTAAAGAAGTTCATTTTAAAACTATAAATAACATTTATCCCTCAAATGAATTTATAAAAAGAAGATTTAAATTTGATGTAGAAAACTGTTATATTTGTAAAACAGATATGGAAATGACAGAGCACCTGTTTTACAAATGTGAAATTGTCCAAAGTTTGTGGAAATCTCTCCATGATTTAATATCATCCAGCTCCAGAAATATTGACTCCTGGTCCTTTCAAAATATTCAAATGGGAGTAATCCTTAAAGATAAGAAAACTGAGTTTTTACACAAATGTCGATATGCCAAATCCCCCCTTCATGGCCTGCTCTTAAGAATGAACTGTCCTTGTTCCAAAAATGTCTGAAACATATAAACAATCCCcatgcaaatatactgtacacattcatagcagaagttaacctttcataaaccccttggtttttttttttcattttacatatattgtatatatgtatttgataagttttcttttcagattatattttcagaggaggtgtgattttatgttgtaatataaaataattctctttatgtttgaatttaataaaaaaaagagaaaaaaaggagGTGGCAGCCATGAGCAAAGCTATTGTTTGCCAACcgcttagaagaagaagaagaagaagaaaaagcagaGGTAGAACACGCTGTACCAGGAGGTGGCAGTAATGAACAAAGCTATTGTTTGCCAACCACTCtaaggaagatgaagaagaagaggtaGAACACACTGTACCAGGAGGTGGCAGTCATGAGCAAAGCTACTGTTTGCCAACTGCCTTGAGGAAGAAGAAGCGGTAGAACACGCTGTACCAGGAGGTGGCAGTCATGAGCAAAGCTACTGTTTGCCAACTGccttgaggaagaagaagaagagttagAACACGCTGTACCAGGAGGTGGCAGTAATGAGCAAAGCTATTGTTTGCCAACCAGTCTgaggaagatgaagaagaagagcgGTAGAACACGCTGTACCAGGAGGTGGCAGTCATGAGCAAAGCTACTATTTGCCAACCGctttgaggaagaagaagaggtagAATATGCTGCACCAGGAGGTGGCAGTAATGAGCAAAGCTATTGTTTGCCAACCGctttgaggaagaagaagaggtagAATATGCTGCACCAGGAGGTGGCAGTAATAAGCAAAGCTATTGTTTGCCAACCGctttgaggaagaagaagaggtttTTTTTGGCAGTAATGAGCAAAGCTAGTGTTTGTGTGCCAACCGCTTTGAGGAAGAAGAAGCGGTAGAATATGCTGTACCAGGAGGTGGCAGTAATGAGCAAAGCTATTGTTTGCCAACCGCcttgaggaggaagaagaagaaaaaagacgcTGTACCAGGAGGTTTTTTTAGACGAAAAAAAATTATAAGATActctaaaaaaaattataaaaaaattaTAAGATACTCTAATAATGCTAAAGCCCAGAGAACTGTACTTTTGTATGAAACTATTGTATAGCTGTACCAGGAGGTGGCAGTAATGAGCAAAGCTATTGTTTGCCAACCACTCTgaggaagatgaagaagaagagcgGTAGAACACGCTGTACCAGGAGGTGGCAGTCATGAGCAAAGCTACTGTTTGCCAACCGCTTTGAGGAAGAAGAGGTAGAATTTGCTGCACCAGGAGGTGGCAGTAATGAGCAAAGCTATTGTTTGCCAACCGCTTTGAGGAAGAAGAGGTAGAATTTGCTGCACCAGGAGGTGGCAGTAATGAGCAAAGCTATTGTTTGCCAACCGCCttcaggaggaagaagaagaaaaaagacgcTGTACCAGGAGGGGTTTTTTTTAGACGACACATATCAGATTAGACAAGTACATACACGTGTCGGGATACAATATAACTACATATAAGATACTCCAATAATGCTAAAGCCCAGAGAACTGTACTTTTGTATGAAACTATTGTATAGCTGTACCAGCAGGTGGCAGTAATGAGCAAAGCTATTGTTTGCAAACCACTCTgaggaagatgaagaagaagagcgGTAGAACACGCTGTACCAGGAGGTGGCAGTCATGAGCAAAGCTACTGTTTGCCAACCGctttgaggaagaagaagaagaggtagAATTGCTGCACCAGGAGGTGGCAGTAATGAGCAAAGCTATTGTTTGCCAACCGCTTTGAGGAAGAAGAGGTAGAATTTGCTGCACCAGGAGGTGGCAGTAATGAGCAAAGCTATTGTTTGCCAACCGctttgaggaagaagaagaggggtTTTTTGGCAGTAATGAGCAAAGCTAGTGTTTGTTTGCCAACCGCTTTGAGGAAGAAGAAGCGGTAGAATATGCTGTACCAGGAGGTGGCAGTAATGAGCAAAGCTATTGTTTGCCAACCGCcttgaggaggaagaagaagaagaaaaaagacacTGTaccaggagggtttttttttagacGACACATATCAGATTAGACAAGTACATACACGTGTCAGGGTACAATATAACTACATATAAGATACTCCAATAATACTAAAGCCCAGAGAACTGTACTTTTGTATGAAACTATTGTATAGCTGTACCAGCAGGTGGCAGTAATGAGCAAAGCTATTGTTTGCAAACCACTCTgaggaagatgaagaagaagagcgGTAGAACACGCTGTACCAGGAGGTGGCAGTCATGAGCAAAGCTATTGTTTGCCAACCGCTTTGAGGAAGAAGAAGCGGTAGAATATGCTGTACCAGGAGGTGGCAGTAATGAGCAAGGCTATTGTTTGCCAACCGCcttgaggaggaagaagaagaagaaaaaaagacgcTGTACCAGGAGGGGTTTTTTTAGACGACACATATCAGATTAGACAAGTACATACACGTGTCGGGGTACAATATAACTACATATAAGATACTCTAATAATGCTAAAGCCCAGAGAACTGTACTTTTGTATGAAACTATTGTATAGCTGTACCAGCAGGTGGCGGTAATGAGCAAAGCTATTGTTTGCCAACCGCcttgaggaggaggaagaagaagacgcAAAAGCGGAAGGAAACAGCTTCAGTCGTAAACAAAGTGACTCGGTCTAAAATGAACAATTTGGACAGTTTGAATACGTTTTTGACAGAACGGTTAATGACAGTCGCTGGAGAGATTTTCCAAGTGTTTAAAGAGGCGTTTAGTGAATATCAGGGTGAAATAGAGCGGATTAAACAGGAGAACCGGTGTCTGAGAGAAGCGCTGGCTGAAATCTACAACAGTGTCCAGGAGAGAGCAGGTACTCACTTCTTCCGGCTCATTACAGTCACAAACAACACGAGACAGGATGGTAACATTTGTTTATAAAACCCTTTATTAACCATAAATGTCTGTTATAAAGAAATGAATCTGTATTTCCTTTCTATAGAGTCTCTTTGCTCATGTTCCTTGTGTATGTAATAGTGAATGATCTTTATTTATATGCAGAGAAGCACAGTTTAAACCAGAGAGCCCTGAACACTGACTCCTCCCTTATCCAAGTGAACCTGGAACTGGAAACTCGTCCAAAGAAATCTGATCCACACCAGTCTCAAAGTCATCCACACACATGCACGTCAAAGCTCGCGAACACTGCTCGTGACCTGGACCCGAATTCGAGCTTTTCAGAAAAAACTGAGCTGAAGGATGAAAACGAGGACAGCACCAACATCACGGTGAAAGTAGAGCCGTGCGCGTCCCAAGCCGTCTTCTGCCCTGAAGCTAATCAAGCACGAGACCAGCAAGAGCCTCTTTCTTGCACTTACTGTGACCAAATGTTCACTGAGATTTCTCAGCTGGCATCACACGTACAGAGCCACATGGCGTTGtatacctgtgcagtctgcggaaAAGCCTTCAAGCAAAAAGGCACTCTGAAAACGCACATGATCGTGCATCAGAAAGAAAGACCTTTTGGCTGCGGTTACTGTAAAAAGCGGTTCAAGCTGAAAAGCCATCTGAAAGAGCACGAGAGGATACACACGGGTGAAAAGCCTTTCAGCTGCCCGGTGTGCAGGATGTGTTTTACTCGCTCCAATCCGATGAAGATACACCTTCGGAATCATCATCAGGAGCAGTTACAAGTCAACCAATAGAGCAGGGTGGCAAATTAGACTTGTGGATAAATTAATTTCATTGTCTGTTCTTcatgtttgtttctttttattaCTTTGCCTGCCTTTACGAAGGCACCTCAGTGGCTAGTTTTATTTTCAAGTCCTCATAGTTTTGCTGAATATAACAGAGGTACAAATGATTTGTTCTTTATATGTTTAACTACTGATTTATTCTTTTGTTATTCTAGCTTGTTTGCAATCGTGAAATTCAGACGGAGGGCAGGAAGTGAAGAATCTATATACTGTGCACATTGAAAATGGAAGAACGTCAGGATGTAAAAGGGGTCGTGGATGATTATGCACTCAGGAGGTGGTGTCGGAGAACTGAAACACATCGTGGATGTGACCCATACAGAATGAAACAAAGCACTCAGGCAGGTTAAATAAAAGAAATAGCAAAGTGATGGCTTGTTGATCGATATTGATGGTGCAAACCGGAGGCATCGCTGCAGggatggtggtggttgttaacttGCCTCACTGACATCCTGCGATCCTGGAAAGTGCGTCGCTTTGATGTCATATGCAAAGAAACTATTGTCTACTTACAGTCCATGCTCAGCAAATAGCACTCTTATTTACTTTGAGTCTGAATTCTACTGATAAATAtacagggttcttttttttttatccggGAGACAGAAGTTTTACATGTTTTGTATGCATTTTATAGAGAACTCAATATGGATGGTGTACACTTTATTAAACATTAAACCAAGGTGtctgattgattttatttttttagtaaCGTGATTATTTTTCTGACTGTTTAAGGGACCAAGATATTACTTCTGGTGCTTTGGGAAGTAAATGCTTTTCAGTGACCGTGATCATGGATCCATTTGATGCTCTATACATACAAatacaaaatgtctgaaagttacatgttgtaaataaaatacagggtctgatttttttaaaagcaagtatttaACCTGAAGTAAATCAGAACAAAACCAAATATATAGGATCTTAcacagttgtgtgaagatatgaagtttatctttgagtggtgaaggtatttcacgagtgagcgaagtgaacgagtgaaaatattttcgacatgagaagataaacttcatatgtttgcaccaccatgtagtgttctttatattatatagacacgtacaaaaatatatatatgcaagTTTAATTTtggggccgcacggtggtgtagtggttagcgctgtcgcctcacagcaagaaggtccgggttcgagccccgtggccggcgagggcctttctgtgcggagtttgcatgttctccccgtgtccgcgtgggtttcctccgggtgctctggtttcccccacagtccaaagacatgcaggttaggttaactggtgactctaaattgaccgtgagtgtgaatggttgtctgtgtctatgtgtcagccctgtgatgacctggcgacttgtccagggtgtaccccgcctttcgcccgtagtcagctgggataggctccagcttgcttgcgaccctgtagaacaggataaagtggctagagagaatgagatgagatgagtttaattttgaaccggttcaccattttgacaaatcAGCAGGAAAACTTTGGGAgtgacatcactggagtgaaatatcaggaaatgtcactcagatccgtgatgtgttttgtatgaaaaatgcgagtttttc belongs to Neoarius graeffei isolate fNeoGra1 chromosome 26, fNeoGra1.pri, whole genome shotgun sequence and includes:
- the LOC132874546 gene encoding gastrula zinc finger protein XlCGF7.1-like isoform X1, which gives rise to MNNLDSLNTFLTERLMTVAGEIFQVFKEAFSEYQGEIERIKQENRCLREALAEIYNSVQERAGTHFFRLITVTNNTRQDEKHSLNQRALNTDSSLIQVNLELETRPKKSDPHQSQSHPHTCTSKLANTARDLDPNSSFSEKTELKDENEDSTNITVKVEPCASQAVFCPEANQARDQQEPLSCTYCDQMFTEISQLASHVQSHMALYTCAVCGKAFKQKGTLKTHMIVHQKERPFGCGYCKKRFKLKSHLKEHERIHTGEKPFSCPVCRMCFTRSNPMKIHLRNHHQEQLQVNQ
- the LOC132874546 gene encoding gastrula zinc finger protein XlCGF7.1-like isoform X2, with amino-acid sequence MNNLDSLNTFLTERLMTVAGEIFQVFKEAFSEYQGEIERIKQENRCLREALAEIYNSVQERAEKHSLNQRALNTDSSLIQVNLELETRPKKSDPHQSQSHPHTCTSKLANTARDLDPNSSFSEKTELKDENEDSTNITVKVEPCASQAVFCPEANQARDQQEPLSCTYCDQMFTEISQLASHVQSHMALYTCAVCGKAFKQKGTLKTHMIVHQKERPFGCGYCKKRFKLKSHLKEHERIHTGEKPFSCPVCRMCFTRSNPMKIHLRNHHQEQLQVNQ